GCTGCGTGATTTCACTGAGCTCAGGGGACTGAGTGAGCCAGGTGTCTTTGTTGACCCCAAAATCTCTGAGTGGATGGAGCCCCTGAAAGCCTCGATCATGCTGGAGAGCATTGTGCTCCAATTCGAGCATGGCCAAGGCTTGGTCAAGCGCTTGGGCTAAGCCGGATTCACTGAGATCGTTCGTGCTCACGAAACCGTCTCGGTGTCCGAGGAAGACGCGGATTCCTGCGCCCATTCCGAAAGATGGAGACACACTTGTGATGCGTTCCTGTTCGGCGAGCACACCTAAATGATCCGTGCGTTCTAAGAACACTTCTACAAGATCCGCACCAGCACGGACCCCTGTCTGAAGAAGCGTTTCCAGGCGATCTTTCCAGGGTGTGTGGCTCGGATCCAGATTGAATGTCTGGTTAAGAGCGGGATGGGTATCGACCAAGCCCCTCATCTGCATCAGCCTTGATTATGGAGAATCACAGAAGGAAACGCAGACAGAGGGGCTGGTCGATAGGTCCCTCTCAACGAACGCCTGGGTGATATTGATCGCTGCGGATCGGTGCCATTAAGAACAACGATGCCATTTGAGCTCCGTTGGCCACCCAATGGGGCAGTTTGCGCAGCAATTTGATCGGTGCAGGGGCTTGCGATGCATCCACTGCGCTCAGCGCTGCGTTGTTGTTCACCAAGCGTTCGAGTCCGTCGAAAAAGCGAGGATTCTTGACATCGAGGACCACTGGAAACACCCGAGCAGTGTTTTCATTGGTCTTGTCGATCACCAAGCGGTCGTATTCCCGCGCATCCAGCCCCAGAGCTTCGTAAAACTCTTTGCGAGCGACATCTCGCACATACATGGTGGCAAACACCGCAAGCAGAAAGAAGCGGCACCACAGTCGAGCACGTAGTCCCCTCACAGTGTCTGGTTGCGCTTTCATCAACGCATCAAAGAAATCACCATGGCGATTTTCGTCCTGACACCAATTTTCGAAGAAGTTGAAGATTGGGAAAATTTTATGATCTGGATTCTGTTCAAGATGGCGGAAAATGGTGATGTAGCGCCAGTAACCAATTTTTTCAGAAAGATATGTGGCGTAAAAAATAAATTTT
The window above is part of the Synechococcus sp. WH 8020 genome. Proteins encoded here:
- the acsF gene encoding magnesium-protoporphyrin IX monomethyl ester (oxidative) cyclase; this encodes MVPPTAVTEATAAPGSNVTAKDPEKDTILTPRFYTTDFEAMAAMDLRPNEAELEAICEEFRKDYNRHHFVRNGEFDGAADQLDPATRKVFVEFLEQSCTSEFSGFLLYKELSRRIKTKNPLLAECFSHMARDEARHAGFLNKSMSDFGLQLDLGFLTANKSYTFFKPKFIFYATYLSEKIGYWRYITIFRHLEQNPDHKIFPIFNFFENWCQDENRHGDFFDALMKAQPDTVRGLRARLWCRFFLLAVFATMYVRDVARKEFYEALGLDAREYDRLVIDKTNENTARVFPVVLDVKNPRFFDGLERLVNNNAALSAVDASQAPAPIKLLRKLPHWVANGAQMASLFLMAPIRSDQYHPGVR